ATAATTGTATAGGTTGCAGCCTTTGCGTTAGAGTCTGTCCTTTTGGTGCAATAGTTATCGAAGAAGAAAAGGCAATCATTGCTGACAATTGCACTCTTTGCGGCTCATGTGAATCAGTCTGCAAATTCAAGGCAATCACGATAGAACGAAATGAAATGACTGCCAAAGACCTTAATGAATATAAAGGAGTCTGGGTATTTGCCGAACAGCGCGAAGGAAAGCTGCAAGAAGTATCACTCGAACTACTTGGCGAAGGAAAAAAACTAGCCGCAGAATTAGGAGTTGAGCTTTCTGCCGTAATTTTTGGCGACAATGTTTCACAGGCAGCGAAAGAACTGATTGAATACGGAGCACAAAACGTTTATATGGCTGAGAATCCTCAATTAAAGAATTTTGCTGTAGAATCTTACACTGATGTTATGAGCGATCTCATTAAAAAGTTTAAACCGGAAATAGTACTCGCAGGAGCAACCAGCGTCGGACGCGCATTTATTCCTCGAGTTGCAATCCGGGTTAAAACAGGACTCACAGCTGACTGTACAGAACTGGCAATTGACGAGAAAAAAAGATTACTTTTACAAACACGACCGGCATTTGGCGGCAATATTATGGCAACAATAATATGCCCGAATCACAGACCGCAAATGGCAACAATTCGTCACAAAGTATTTAAAAAAGCAACGAAAGACAGCGCACATCAAGGAAAAATCGTGTCGTTCACACCAAATATAACCAGCAACCTCGTTACGGTAAAAGAAGTCGTTTACGAAATGCAAAACAAAATTAACATTTCAGAAGCAGATATTATTGTTTCTGGAGGAAGAGGGATAGGTAAGCCGGAAGGATTTACACTTCTTGAGCAGCTTGCTAAGGTATTAAACGGAGCTATCGGGGCAAGCCGTGCCACAGTTG
Above is a window of Candidatus Margulisiibacteriota bacterium DNA encoding:
- a CDS encoding electron transfer flavoprotein subunit alpha, whose product is MGISVNDNCIGCSLCVRVCPFGAIVIEEEKAIIADNCTLCGSCESVCKFKAITIERNEMTAKDLNEYKGVWVFAEQREGKLQEVSLELLGEGKKLAAELGVELSAVIFGDNVSQAAKELIEYGAQNVYMAENPQLKNFAVESYTDVMSDLIKKFKPEIVLAGATSVGRAFIPRVAIRVKTGLTADCTELAIDEKKRLLLQTRPAFGGNIMATIICPNHRPQMATIRHKVFKKATKDSAHQGKIVSFTPNITSNLVTVKEVVYEMQNKINISEADIIVSGGRGIGKPEGFTLLEQLAKVLNGAIGASRATVDAGWIPAYHQVGQTGKTVCPKLYIACGISGAIQHLAGMQSSDIIIAINKDPGAPIFNVATFGIVGDLYEIIPAMLKELNK